In Candidatus Polarisedimenticolia bacterium, the genomic window AATCCGAGGGGGATGATCTCTTCGCCTGCCTGGATTGAAGATCAACTGAGGGCAGCGATGAGCCGCGGGCGCTCGTTGGCTCAAATCGCGCGCTTGTATTCCTGGATGGGGAGCTTCCAGACCGGCTCGCCGCAGTAGCGCCTTCCCTCGGGACAGTAGGGCGTGGAGCCCGCCATGTACCGCAGGGTGCAGGGGGGCAGCAGGTAGGCGCCGATGCGTGGATTGATCTCCCGAATCTGCAGCGCTTCCTCCCACGACGCCTGCCAGATCTCCTCCTGGGCGTTGTAGCACAGCCGCATCGTGTGCTTGTGGCGCAGGTTGAGCAGGTCGGCCGACTCGGTGAAGCGGACGTTGGCGGCGTTCGGCAGAAGGTAGAGCGCGAATTCCGGATCCACTCCCAGGTCCTGCAGCGTCCGGATTCCCTCCCACGACAAGCTCATCACCTCCTGGTAGCGCCGCTCGATGGCGGCGTCGCGCCGGATCAGGCCCGGCGTCGCGAAATCGGGATCGCCGGCGAGGTGGGCGGCGAGGATGGGGCGCGAGCCGGGAGTGAGGCGATGGCGCTGATTCTGCGAGTCGGCCGTGTGGCTGAGGCGCTTGCGGAAAGTGTAGTGCGCATGGAACATGGCTCGGCTCAGCTTGGAGTGGGTGTCGAGGTTCAGCGCCTCACCCAGGTAAGCGTTGCGGGAAGGATCCATGACCCGGGCGATCGCCTCGTCGTCGGTCATCTCGCCGGCCGGAAGGCCGAGGATCTCGCGCACCGCGCGTGCCAGAATCGCCTCGTTCTGCGCCGGCGCATCCACCAGCTTCGATATCAGGGGTCCCAGCTCGGCGTCGAACTCCGACGCGAATCGCCGGGCGCGGGCCGGGTCGGCCCACTGGGAAGCTCCCCCGAGCGCCTGGAACTCGGGCATCTCCTCCGGTTCCATCGGCTCCTGCAGGATGACGCGGTAATCGGGCTCCAGGCGCAAGAGCTCCTCGACCATCTTCTCCAGGACGATGCGCTGCTCCAGCGGCGCGTCGAGCTGGTTCGCCATGCGGTAGTAGCGCAGCAGCGTCAAGCCGCTGATGGTGTGGTAGAGGTAGGCGAAGGTGGCCACCGGAAGGACATAGCGCGCCACCTCCTGAGCCTTCTTCTGCACCTCCTTGCCGTAGAGGTCGCGGCGCCGGTCCCGGGCCGGGAAGCGCTCGTAGTACTCGGCCTCGACCAGCGGCACCAGGGTGTGGCACAGCTCCTGGTAGGCCGAGACCTGGCGCTCCACCGTGCGCTCGTAGACGCTACGCGCCTGCCCCGAAAGCGGCGGGATGGCACAGTTCCCCGGCTTGACCTCGACGTAGCGCTGGCTCACCTGCTCGGAGTTGTAGAAGGGATGGCTGTGCAGGAAGGACCAGATGAACTGCCGCGAGACGTTGTTCAGCGTGAACTGGAAATGGGCGTGCTGCAGCGTGGTGTGGTGTCCGGCCTCGTACAGATCCCGGGCCAGCTGGTCGCGCCGCTTGCGCTTGCTCTCCCGCTTCTCGGGCGGCAGGCTCTCCACACCCGAGACATCGTCCTCGACGATGATGCCGCTGGCTGAATAGCAGGTGCGCGCCGTGGCGACCATGTTGTCGAAAGAGCGCTGGAAGGCCTGGGCGATTCTCACCTCCGGCTCGGGGGAGAGAAAGCGCGCGGCGCGGTGCTCGAGGAGAGGTGGAGTCTTCGTGGTCATGCTGCGGCGATTATAGGGGCGGGGCCCATGCCGCACAAGACGCCACGCCGTCACCGACGGCGCAGGAGGCGGGCGGGATGGAAGCCGGCACCAAGGCCGCCGCGCTCCATGCGCACCACCATGTCGGCCACCGCCTCGGGCGTCGGATTGTCGGCGGCGATTTGCTCGATCAGCTCCTCTCCCCAGCGAGGATGCATGGCGTGCAGCACCCGGCGCAGAGCCTGCGCTTCGGAAGCTTCGGGGTCGCGCGCTCTCTCGGCTTCGAAGGCGCGGCGCACCATCTGCCGGCGGTGACGCCTTCCCTGCAGGTAGCTTCGCCACCCCCAGGCCGCCCCGATGAGCAGCGCCGCAGCGCCCGCCATCTTTGGACTGGCACGCCAGGCCAGCGTCCAGCCCGCCAAGAACAGGGCGGCGCGCACCAGGGTCCACAGGAGCCGGAGGCGTGGATGGATGAAGAAGGCGGGACGCCGATACACCGGCAGCTCGCGGGCATGCGCCCGGTAGAGACCCATCAACAGGAACAGCGCGATGAAGGCGAAGCCGGCCAGACCGGAGAGGCTCATGAGAGGGAGCGGAGCTCACCAGCCGCTATGGCGCTCCTCGGTCCAGGGGTCGCCGTGCATGTGGTACCCATTGCGCTCCCAGAATCCCGCCCGGTCGTGGTCCATGAACTCGAGGCCGCTGGCCCATTTGGCGCTCTTCCAGAAATAGAGCCGGGGAACCACGAGCCGCAGCGGCCCTCCGTGCTCCGGCTCCAGGTCCGCACCGTCGTGCTTGAGCGCGAAAAGGACATCGTCGCCCTGCAACGCCTCGAGAGGCAGGTTGGTGGTGTAATCGCCATAGCCGTGCACCATCACGAAGCGGGCCGCAGGCTTCGGCTGCGCGAGGCGCACCAGCTCGCGGGCAAGGACTCCCTCCCAGCGATTGTCGAGTCGGCTCCAGCGGGTGACGCAGTGGATGTCGGAGATGCGCTCCACTCGTGGCAGGGCTTTGAAATCTTCCCAGGTCAGGCTGATCTCGCGGGCGACCCGGCCGAAAAGTCGAAAGCGCCAGGTCGCCAGATCGATGCGAGGCGTCTCTCCAAAGGTCAGAACAGGCCATTTGCGGGTCTGTACCTGCCCGGGGGGAAGGCGAGGGGGCTCCGCGGAGCTCATGTCGAATGCCTCGTCGAGAAGGGGCGCGATTATGGGCACCGCGCGGGCAAAGTGTCAACGGCCGGGCGGAGAGGGCCGCGCCAGAGTCGCGGCCGGAATCGTCCGGCCGCCCCCCGCATCCAAACGCTATGCGATGCTACAATGACGCCTCGTACGGAGCCTGTCGATGTCCGACGTCGTCATCTATACCAAGGAATACTGCTCCTACTGCACCCGTGCGAAGAGCTTGCTCGCCTCGAAGGGAATCGCCTACCGTGAGATCCCGGTGAGCCGGGATCCGCTCTCCGAGCGCGAGATGATCGAGCGATCGGGGCGCCGGACGGCGCCCCAGATTTTTATCGACGGCCGGGGAATCGGCGGCTCGGACGAGCTGCACGCGCTGGCCGCCTCGGGGGAGCTGGATCGCATGATGGGATCGGCGGACAAGAAGCAGCAAAGCGACGGTATCGACGCCAGGAATCTAGAGAAAGTGATCATCCTCGGCTCGGGAGCCGCGGGACTGACCGCCGCGATTTACACCTCGCGCGCGAACCTGGAGCCTCTGGTCGTGGAAGGGCGGGCCGCCGGAGGACAGCTGACGCTGACGACCGACGTGGAGAATTTCCCCGGCTTCCCGTCGGGGATCCTGGGCCCCGAGCTGATTGCCCAGATGCGCCGGCAGGCGGAGCGCTTCGGCGCCCGTTTCGTGACCGGCGATGCCACCGCCGCCCAGCTGAACGACGGTCCTCTCGCTCTCACGGTCGACGGGCGCCAGGTGCGCACCCGGACGCTCATCGTCGCGACGGGAGCCGACGCGCGCTTGCTGGGACTCGATTCCGAGCGAGCGCTCATCGGCCATGGAGTATCCACCTGCGCCACCTGCGACGGGTTCTTCTTCCGGGGCAAGGAAATCCTGGTGGTGGGCGGCGGCGACTCCGCCATGGAGGAAGCGACCTTTCTGACGCGCTTCGCGTCGAAGGTGACCGTAGTGCACCGGCGCGACTCGCT contains:
- a CDS encoding FAD-dependent thymidylate synthase encodes the protein MTTKTPPLLEHRAARFLSPEPEVRIAQAFQRSFDNMVATARTCYSASGIIVEDDVSGVESLPPEKRESKRKRRDQLARDLYEAGHHTTLQHAHFQFTLNNVSRQFIWSFLHSHPFYNSEQVSQRYVEVKPGNCAIPPLSGQARSVYERTVERQVSAYQELCHTLVPLVEAEYYERFPARDRRRDLYGKEVQKKAQEVARYVLPVATFAYLYHTISGLTLLRYYRMANQLDAPLEQRIVLEKMVEELLRLEPDYRVILQEPMEPEEMPEFQALGGASQWADPARARRFASEFDAELGPLISKLVDAPAQNEAILARAVREILGLPAGEMTDDEAIARVMDPSRNAYLGEALNLDTHSKLSRAMFHAHYTFRKRLSHTADSQNQRHRLTPGSRPILAAHLAGDPDFATPGLIRRDAAIERRYQEVMSLSWEGIRTLQDLGVDPEFALYLLPNAANVRFTESADLLNLRHKHTMRLCYNAQEEIWQASWEEALQIREINPRIGAYLLPPCTLRYMAGSTPYCPEGRRYCGEPVWKLPIQEYKRAI
- a CDS encoding sulfite oxidase-like oxidoreductase — encoded protein: MSSAEPPRLPPGQVQTRKWPVLTFGETPRIDLATWRFRLFGRVAREISLTWEDFKALPRVERISDIHCVTRWSRLDNRWEGVLARELVRLAQPKPAARFVMVHGYGDYTTNLPLEALQGDDVLFALKHDGADLEPEHGGPLRLVVPRLYFWKSAKWASGLEFMDHDRAGFWERNGYHMHGDPWTEERHSGW
- the trxB gene encoding thioredoxin-disulfide reductase; protein product: MSDVVIYTKEYCSYCTRAKSLLASKGIAYREIPVSRDPLSEREMIERSGRRTAPQIFIDGRGIGGSDELHALAASGELDRMMGSADKKQQSDGIDARNLEKVIILGSGAAGLTAAIYTSRANLEPLVVEGRAAGGQLTLTTDVENFPGFPSGILGPELIAQMRRQAERFGARFVTGDATAAQLNDGPLALTVDGRQVRTRTLIVATGADARLLGLDSERALIGHGVSTCATCDGFFFRGKEILVVGGGDSAMEEATFLTRFASKVTVVHRRDSLRASKIMQDKAFNNPKIEFVWDSTLQEIRDPHKGKVEGAVLINLKSGETREIACEGIFIAIGHVPNTKIFRGQLDMDENGYLRTVKGTATSVPGVFAAGDVADRVYRQAITAAGTGCMAALDAERHLAHGAHEAAAHA